One genomic segment of Streptococcus salivarius includes these proteins:
- a CDS encoding 4-oxalocrotonate tautomerase produces the protein MPFVKIDLFEGRTEEQKIELAREVTEVVSRVAKAPKEAIHVFINDMPEGTYYPHGEMKKKN, from the coding sequence ATGCCATTTGTAAAAATTGATCTCTTTGAAGGTCGCACTGAAGAACAAAAAATCGAACTTGCTCGCGAAGTTACTGAGGTTGTATCACGTGTTGCAAAAGCACCTAAAGAAGCTATTCATGTTTTCATTAACGATATGCCAGAGGGAACTTACTACCCACATGGTGAAATGAAAAAGAAAAACTAG
- a CDS encoding GNAT family N-acetyltransferase, which yields MIRLARAEDIPRLQELLGQILLVHHHARPDVFKSEGSKFTDEDLEAVINDPNKPIFVYEDEEGRILGHLFLMIKEVSDNNGPLKAVKTLFIDDLCVDKEARGQKLGEKLYQFALDYAKELGCYNLTLHVWNDNEGAVRFYERLGMKPRYTEMETILK from the coding sequence ATGATTCGTTTAGCAAGAGCAGAAGATATTCCAAGATTACAGGAGCTATTGGGGCAGATTCTTCTAGTGCATCATCATGCACGCCCTGATGTTTTTAAGTCAGAAGGCAGTAAATTTACAGATGAAGACTTAGAAGCAGTGATTAATGATCCAAATAAACCTATTTTTGTATATGAGGATGAAGAAGGCCGTATCTTAGGCCATCTGTTCTTAATGATTAAAGAGGTATCTGATAATAATGGTCCACTAAAGGCTGTTAAGACTCTTTTTATTGATGATTTATGCGTTGATAAGGAGGCTCGAGGTCAAAAATTAGGGGAGAAGCTTTATCAATTTGCCTTGGACTATGCTAAGGAGTTAGGTTGTTATAATCTGACACTTCACGTATGGAATGATAATGAGGGAGCTGTACGTTTTTACGAACGTTTAGGTATGAAACCGAGATATACAGAGATGGAAACTATCCTAAAATAA
- the rplT gene encoding 50S ribosomal protein L20, with protein MARVKGGVVSRKRRKRVLKLAKGYYGAKHILFRTAKEQVMNSYYYAYRDRRQKKRDFRKLWITRINAAARLNGLSYSQLMHGLKLAEIEVNRKMLADLAVNDAAAFTALADAAKAKLGK; from the coding sequence ATGGCTCGTGTTAAAGGTGGCGTTGTATCACGCAAACGTCGTAAACGTGTATTGAAACTTGCTAAAGGTTACTATGGTGCAAAACACATCTTGTTCCGTACTGCAAAAGAACAAGTAATGAACTCTTACTACTATGCATACCGTGACCGTCGTCAAAAGAAACGTGATTTCCGTAAACTTTGGATTACACGTATCAATGCGGCAGCTCGTTTGAACGGTTTGTCATACTCACAATTGATGCACGGTTTGAAATTGGCTGAAATCGAAGTTAACCGTAAAATGCTTGCTGATTTGGCAGTTAACGATGCAGCAGCTTTCACAGCTCTTGCAGATGCAGCTAAAGCAAAACTTGGTAAATAA
- the rpmI gene encoding 50S ribosomal protein L35, which translates to MPKQKTHRASAKRFKRTGSGGLKRFRAFTSHRFHGKTKKQRRHLRKASMVHSGDFKRIKSMLSQMR; encoded by the coding sequence ATGCCAAAACAAAAAACACACCGCGCATCAGCTAAACGTTTCAAACGTACAGGTTCAGGTGGATTGAAACGCTTCCGTGCCTTCACATCTCACCGTTTCCACGGTAAAACTAAAAAACAACGTCGTCACCTTCGTAAAGCGTCAATGGTACATTCAGGTGACTTTAAACGTATCAAATCAATGCTTTCACAAATGCGTTAA